The Dreissena polymorpha isolate Duluth1 chromosome 4, UMN_Dpol_1.0, whole genome shotgun sequence region ATGTAAATAGTTCTATTACAATAAGCAGTGGCttgtaaaatttattatatagttgtttgttataaatgagcattgataaaacaatcaaattaaatggaTGTATAAATACACTATCgatttttaaacagaataaattgtattatgtaagcCAAAAATGTACATATCATTGGTAAAAATAAGGATTTTGACGGTACTATTAATCCATATAATTAATGTTATCCGAaattacattttccatttatttatccGAAAACTATTCAACTTATGAAGAATGAAAAATCTCATACAAAATCAATCGTTCTGTGAAAATGAGTCATACCATTGAAATTCTTAATTATAATACTGATCAAGAGATAAATAATTTGCTCAACGAACCATCTTTTAAAATTTGCTAGTTAACTTACTATTGCCATCGCCTCCGCTATAACTTCGTCTGTACCTGCTGACTCTTTGTatacaaaggggcaggtaatccagactaaacgttaaattgacataacaaacaatttgatttgctgagctaagtcgggatctcgagatagcgaaaattctctactcttttgtttaatgcactctgcctttttttactgcaccgctcttttttaaattgtacgccgcttttatttagttttgcactcctcctTTTTccatctcgtggccacgacatagctaactcgtggcctcgagatagaaaaaagaggagagcaatttaaaacaagagaaacaccgctctttttttaattgtacgccgcttttatttagttttgcactcctctttttctagaaaaaagaggagagcaatttaaaaaaggagaagtgaatgtcacctctatgccaccgtaccttacagagtttagataaaactattgtgttttgtcacagaaatgacgtcacacgatgtactacgtaatatatttcgtaatataaaatatttctattttcggttattaaatgggtcgaagtagtccggctagtatggtaatacggaattggaaacagcgaggagcgtaatacgggattttttatttcaacaaatgatacaacctgtattttgttaaaagcattaaacaggtatataataaaaatatatattcctTCCCTTTAAGCAGATCATATACCACATTATCACACGGGAAATAaatatgagtcttgctctggaaaaacgggctttaaagggactgtcaaccacgacgacgtagaaaagaaaacttgtaaaataccgtatttttacaattattattttatattgattaaaatatcacgactgatatattacattactttaaaaaagttgttaagttttcatattttagtatatttggtcataaattttactgggtatgtctaccaggtaactacacagttaactataaataacgccagtagattgatcatcatcgtcacgtggtaaacccaggaataccaattgtgcatgcgtagtgaattgtatatatctaatatagaaaatgatcaatctactagcgttatttatagtgtgtatatcgttatgtcacctattttcgcgatgtacagtcgatttcacatcgcgaaattttatttccaaatatacgaaaaataaaaactttttcaagtaatgtaatagatctataccagttgtgatattttcatcaatataaactaataattgtaaaaaaatacggtattttataatttatctttgtcgtcattcgtggttgacagtccctttaatgcatgttaacaaagtgtcgtcgcagattagcctgtgtagtccgcacgggctaatcagagacgacactttccgctttgatttTAGGTTGAAGATAAATCTCTTCTGGACGAAAATCCAGCCTTATGATGAACACATATATAATGTTTACccttataacataaataacatcGTTTCGCTTAGGTTTTTTTTCTGAAGGGAAATATACACGTAATTTTTCCGTATTAATCATGTAACACGTTCAACCAAAATCTCATATATTGTTATTCATATTTATGATAAAGTTTAGGGAACTACAATTTTTAATAGGATTTATATTACTCAGCATATGCTGTATACCTGGTAGTCCGAATTTTTATGAGTTATTTTGTCTAAGGTTTTGTGTGACGAACTAATGCATTTATTCGTTGATGCATAATACATTTATAAGTATGATTATTGCCATTTCATATTCATgttgtatatgtatttatcatttattatattaaGTAACTTCGTTTACCGACAATTTTAGGGCGTGAAATCATTttgtatatacattgtatatgtatCTTAATGTCATTATCATATAACATATGACATGTACTTCACTGTACTCAAAATGGACCATAAGCCTAATAGAAATGCTGTAAATAAAATCTAAAAATCATATCACATTTGCACTGgtatacacatttataagttAGTCTACAATCAATCAAATTCCAATTGGTACCGTTATAAGACTGCTAACTGTCAAGGGATATTTCACGGCCGTAAATCACGGGCGctacctcttttttgagatgcattaataaatgagccagtGCAACTTTTTATGTAATAAGCGATTAAATTGGCTGGGAATGTGCTCGTCACActggcaaaagacatcgatttgcttttacgaattttaccatgccacaacttataaaagTCATCACGTTTCCagatgggttgtgattgtatgtttctgaacATGTTTTGATTAATTTATCTTCGctaaatcgcactacattggcaaatttttataaattattcgaaatatgttgaaaacaaaCCCATATACAACCTTATCACCTAGTAAAATAATGCGTTAAATTTATAAACATCCGGgactgagcgccacctcggaagtagcattggctcattcaTTAATGCATCGCAAACAAGAGGTGGCACCCGTGATTAATGGCCGTGTATTTGTGCCTTTGCTTTATTTCTCATTGTGCAAGCCTGATATCAGTAAAAAAAGACGAGATATTAATTCACAGAAAATGCATCTCGCCTGAATGAAAACACATCGAGAATCGAGAGAGATCAGTTGCCTCCCTTAGAAAGAAGCTCGCCAAGGACTCTGAAATCCACCGTGCTGACAATGTCCGCATTATGCAGGTTGGTGAAGAGTCTCCGctgatatttaaatattgcattaacacatatttattacAACTACTTTATAATAGGACTGGTGTCTGAAGACTTTATTTTATTGCCTTTCAATAAAAAACCTATAATATGTCTAATCTTAAAAAGTCAAGTACCAGGTTTGATTAttagtttatttgtttgttattaataaTGGTTGTCATAGGAATTAATTTGAAACTTGTGTGTGGTGAGCATAAATGCTTATTTGAATTAGTGATATCCACTGTCCTTAAATACGACATTGTTGTATTTACTGTTTGACCCGCAATATACCCCTGTAGCATAGATCTTGTTTTATATAACTGTGTTATCAAATCTGTTATTTTGAACATCACACAGATCTCACATTACTTTACTTTACCAAATAACTGTATGCAAAAAATTGATCTTGTACATTATAAAACAATCACTGTATTGCCACCAATCATGTACGCTATCACTATAACCTCTTTATCATCACTTGTTGTGTTTTGTTAGTCTATTATTGATCATGAATCACTATCCCTACATATTATGTACCATACCACTGTGTAATAACCAATTGTATTTCACTGTTTAATTGATCTGTAAATTAACTAATAATCACTGTATCACCACTAATCATGCACTAAACATTATATAATCACTGTATATCTACCAGTTTCTTCTCACTTGCAGGAGAACGTGAGTCTGATCAAGGAAATCAATGACCTCCGCCGCGAACTGAAGATTGCAAGAACTCAGATCCATGACCTTGAGGCGGCCATTAAGCAGAATATGAAGAAAGAAAAGGGCGGAGTGTATCCGGACATTTATGCAGTCATGCTGAAGGCACCAAACGCGATGATCGAGAACGAAATGGACGAGAAGAACAAGATCATTGACATGCAGAAGCTTGAGATCAGGAAGTTACGTCATGAGTTGGAGACTGGTTCCCGACCGTCTTCTTCGTCACGGCTTCCCCCCATGCAACCCGTTGAATCATATGCTTAGACAATTTTGTGCTGCATAATTTGACTATCCATTTGGTAAGAAAAACTTTAAAAGATGTTATTTCCGGCATAAATGATTATGGTtgtgtaaaattgtttttaattattaacaaatGAGAATTAAAGTCATCTGTTTAGAACTTGTCGGTCCAAAATTATTTGGTTGATTTTACGTTTGGTTTTCTGCAtaaatttatacagatatattctaaatcttcttttatggaaacaaaaataagaaaaaactacATGATAACGATTTGTTGTATTGTTTATGGTCAGATTGTGTTGATTCATATAATTCTATGTGTACTATGCCGGcgttattttttgtttcagttgAATTGGTAAAACAAATAGATACTTTCTCataataaatttacattaaattatgccataacaaagatctatcaagatTTATTGGTAGTTTGCTGGTTGTAAAAATATGCAGACAGTGCTGTGTACTTTCTAACTTAAAAGAACATACAGTCGACCCAGTTTTCAATTGAGATGACCTTTCTTGTGCTGTGACACTTTCCTCTCTGTttcttttaatattgttaaaagtATATCAGAAAATATTGGTGAAGCAATTGTTGcatgatttatttaatttactttacaatatattgtttttaatgttttgtgtCTGTGATAAATACCATGCCCCTTTTTCGTATGTAGACACATCTTTCCTGTGTCCGTCCATATTTCAATAtgtgaaatttaataataaattatatatgcTTTAAATTGCATCGTTTTACCTATTGTGAATTTTTGCTTGATTTTTGGGGAAAATCAAACAGAGCTGTGTAACAACCCGTTGTGCAATAAACaggttttgcaataaatttattgcaaaacggtttggagtgtcttattgcaatttgattttttacaacaacccgttttgcattaaacccgttttgcaatataaTCAtcgcacatttatttgcaataaatttattgcaaaacgatttggagtgtcttattgcaaattgatttttttacaacaacccgttcgttttgcaataaacccatTTTGCAAagaaatcatcacatatatatttgcaaaaatgttattgcaaaacgggttggagtgtcttattgaaatgttaaaattttataaaattttatatactaattgtttcataatgatttgaaacggtataaaggaagtttcaaatgtcgtctctaaggtaaatatgataaaacaagactgaatgtatatataaagtgatgttcaccaatttgggaattaagtgaagaatacccagaagtgcataattttattgcaaaacgggttgcagtgttttattgcaatgtgcattttttttataacaacccgttttgcactaaattcgttttgcaataaactcatTACACATGAGCTTATTGATTAACATTGATTTGAAACGCTGaaaagaaatattcaaatgtcgtatttagtgagtttgtataaaataaaacagaGTTGTAAGATTAGACCAAAAATTAACAAACATTGAAAATGACCAATTACATGAGTAAATGTGATtaacaaacacagaatgtatataaacattgATCTTAACACTTTCATGATAAAGCGAATTTAACCCAGAAAATGAATTAtgttattacaaaacgggttgcagtgttttaagtctaaactcacagttttatctattttatttaaacaaatatatttaaatacaacacttgaaaCTTCCTTTTAAttcttccaatccatttgaattaattaatacaaaagtgatgattttattgcaaaacgggtttaatgcaaaacgggttgttgtaaaaaaatcaaattgcaataaaacactccaacccgtcttgcaaataatttattgcaaaacgggtttattgcacaaCGGGTTGTTATAGAGCTGTTGTAATGGATGGTTAATCAGCATCCTCGTCTTATTTGTTATAAGACATGCATTTGAACAACTATGATTTCTGGGTAACCAGTGTGTGCAATTacgtacaataaaaaaatacgcATCTATATGTCGATCCCGAGTATGTAAAACACGAAATATTCGCCCATGCCGCgctgtagtggatatggtgcatgcctagcgaccgggatgtCACTCACTCAATCCCCACTATGGAAGAGTTATTTAGATTTCCACTGaaagaaaccaagtactggttctaccaaggaaaggactcgagagcgtttcaatacaCCTTAGGCTTTCGGTGCAACCGAGAAAGGATCATACTTTCATAAAATAGCTGTcgttttgtaatacatgtatatgctcgCAATTCTTGTAATCAAGTATGGCACACTTGTCAttgatattaaattttaattttgcaataaattaaaaaataatgaatttaatttCAACTCCTTCTTTTCTCACTACCAATGGCGAAATATATGCCAAACGAATGCGTTAAAGTGACTTCCGACGGCCGAATGGCAAAGCCTTGTTACCACAAAATGCCGCATATGACAGTGTCATATAAACGAGAGCAAACGCGCAGAAGTGGTAGTAACAGTAGCAAAAGTAGCAGTGGTGTTGCTGTAACTACTGCTAATATTGTTAAATAACTAAAATGGCATTGATTTTCAAAATAGTCATGGGTATATGATTGCGACATGCTATGTTCCTTCCAAACAATACAATAACACATTTTACTAACATGCATGGTCAAGACGTTTCACGTCACGTACTACATGCGTTACAAAACAAATCATACGTAACACGTCCTGAAAAATTTATGAGCCGTCGTGCATTTTTGAGCGATGCattttgccataaaaaaaacaacagctaaAGTTATTAATTACGTGCGTCGAAGGTGAAGACGTACCCTGCATGTATAAGGATACGATGAATCATGTCGACTCTACTTTTAGGGCAAAGTATCGAAACGCGTCGAATgaatttgtaaatttattttgcGAGTTTCCATGATCGTGATACAATAATTCGTAATGCTAGACCTAAGCGTTTGATATAAAATTAAGCATTTTAAggaaatatttgttaataaccgttttttttttgtaaaagaatacATTTCTAATATACGTAacatttgtttgattttgtttttcaaaaaattaaGTCGACGTTTAATATACTCTGTCCAATTGTTATCACTGTTTTGGATGAGTATAGGTTTAAATTCAAGGCGAAtccaaaataaataacatatttttgatGTAATTATTGTCATTCTCAGAAATAATACACACCTTATTCGTATTTTCCAAAGTAACCTGTCTTCCTTGTCATGTCGCGCAAACTCACCGCACTATATTATTTAACCATTAACGATTGATTTCGACAAATATTTAACTACCGCGTAA contains the following coding sequences:
- the LOC127879844 gene encoding cilia- and flagella-associated protein 57-like, translating into MQENVSLIKEINDLRRELKIARTQIHDLEAAIKQNMKKEKGGVYPDIYAVMLKAPNAMIENEMDEKNKIIDMQKLEIRKLRHELETGSRPSSSSRLPPMQPVESYA